ACAAACACGAGGGCCGGAAAGCCGTTGATGGTGGTCTGGCGCGACTCGGTGGGCTGCAGGCCGAGCTGCTTGGCCAGGGCCTGGGCGGCTTCTTCCGGCGTGGCGCCGGGCGCCGTCATCAGCATAAGTAGGGCTTTGCCGGCGGGGTCGGCCATCTGGAACTGCTGGGGGGTATTTTGGTGCTTCCAGCCGGTGGGCACCGGCATCTGGAATTTGAGCTCGGGGTGGTAAAACGTGCTGTTTTCCACGAAGCCCTGCTTGGGGTCCTCGCCGTACACCATGCCGTCGATGAGGCGCAGGTACTGGTCGCGGTTGATGGCCAGCTTGGGGTTGCCGTTCTGCTGCTTCCACTCGTCGGCCAGCTGGTGCACAATGGTGTAGCGGTCGGCGGGGTTGGGGTGGGTTGAGAGAAAGTCGGGCACGGCGCTGCCGCCTTTGGCTTCCTGCTCGCGGGCCAGGGTCTGGAAAAAATCGGCCATCTGGCTGGCGTCGTACCCGATTTTAGAAGAATACTGCACCCCCAGCCCATCGGCCTGGCTTTCGTCGTCGCGGCTGAATTTCAGAAACAGCAGCTGCATGCCCTGCATGGCCTGGTCGCCGAACTGCGCCAGGCGGGGCGAGGCTATCATGGCCCCCATCAGGCCCACTTGCCCGATAATGGAGTTGGTTTGCTGCTTGGCCGAGTGGCGGGCCGTGATGTGTCCAATCTCGTGGCCCAACACGCCGGCAAACTGCGCTTCGTTGTTGAAGTGCGCCATGATGCCGCGGGTGAAATACACGTACCCGCCGGGGATGGCGAAGGCGTTTATCACCGGCGAGTCGACGACCCGGAACTGGTACTCGAGGGTGGGGCGGTGCGAAACGGCCCCCATCTTTTTGCCTTTCTCATTGATGAAGGCCTGAATTTTTTTGTCCGGGTACAAGCCCATTTGGGCCGTCACGGCCGGGTCCGACTGCTGGCCCATGGCCAGCTCCTGGCCTTCGGAAACCAGCATTACTTCCTTTTTGCCCGTGACGGGGTTGGTGGCGCAGCCCGTGAATAAGAGCACCGCAGCCGTGCCAACGGCTTGAATCAGACGTGTTTTCATAAAGACGGAGAGGGGATGTACGGTTCTCCATTGGGGCCCTAGGGGCGAGCTTCCAATGGTAGGGGTACAAACGCAGCCCAGCCCAACGGGTTGTTCAGCAGGTTCATTGCCGGGTGTTCATGTCCACCGTCTGGTAGCCAATGAGCAAATCGGTGCGGGTGCCCGGCGGGCGGTAGTACACCAGCAGGTCGTACTGGTTTTCGGTCTCCTGGTGCGAGCCTTCAAAGTACACTTCGTTGGGGGCCGTGCCGCGGGGGCCGGCCACGGCAAAATCGTAGTTGTAGTACCCTTGCTTGAGCAGGGCATGGCCGGTGTAAAGCTTCTTGGCTTCGTCGTAGGCCAGCTTGAATTCGTCTTTGAGCTGCCAGTCGGTGAGGGCGCCCAGCACATACACGGGGCCCGGGGCGGGCTGGTCGGCCTTGAGCTGAAAGGTCACGTCGGCGTAGTCGGCATTGGTGGCGCCGTTGCCGTACTCGCGGCTTTCAAACACGCGCTGGCCGTTAGCGTCCTGATACTGGCTGTAGGCCTGCTGGCTGCGCGAGGCTTCGGGCTGCAGGGTCACGGCCACGGGCGTGGCGCGCGGGTCTATGTGCAGCACCCCGATGCCGGCGGCCTGCACCGAGCGGGTGTCGAAGTACCGGTACTCGCTTAGGCCGGGGAAGGCGTTTTCGAAGCCGAAGTACTGGTACTCGAGACGGCGCTCGGCGTCGCGCACGAAGGTGGGGCGCAGGTTGTACTTGGCGTTGTCCCAGCGGAAGTTCTGGCGCAGCACCACCTTCACTTCCACGGCCGGGTTCACCAGGTCCACGGAGGCGTAGCTGATGCCGAAATCGAGCTGCTGCAGGGTGTAGCGCTCCTGCCCGCCTATCACGATGCCGGGGCGCAGGCCCACCTGCACCTGGTTTTCATACACCAGCAGCCGGCGCGACACCACGGGCACGCCGCCCGCGCTTTGCACCACCAGCAGGTAGTTGCCGCTCAGTTTCACGCCCGGCGCCCGCATCCGATAGTGAAAGTACGGCACTTTGGCGTTGATGCCCACCCGGTAATCAGTAATTAGAAACTCGTTTATCTCATTCAGAAACTGCATGTCCGTCAGCACCGAGGGCTGCCAGTTGGCGTCGCAGTGAATCATCTTGGCGGTGTAGCGCTGGCTCTGCCCGCCCAGCACGTCAAACTCCAGGGTGATGGCCTGGCTGCGGCCCAACGGCACCACCGGCGGCTGAAACACCTCGTTGGGCTGGCCGGTGGCCACGTAGCACTGCACGCTGCGCACCTCGGGGGCGTAAGTGTAGTCCTGGTAGCGAAGGGTTTTGTCGGCGTAATACTCGGGGGGCTTCTGGGTGCCGGCCGTGCCGCGGGCCGCGTTGGGGTCGGTGATGGGGGTGCCGAGGGGAACGCAGGCCGTGGCCAGCAGAAGGGCGGGGTAAGTAAAAAGGCGCATGGCCCGAAAGGTACGATTTATGGGTTTTGCCTGATTGCTGGCAAGGCATTGCAACGGTAGGCGGGCAGTTCGACGCCTATCTAATCAGGCTTCAAACACCTCAAGTGGTTCTTTTCACGCCAACTGCCTCAGGGTCGCAGCGCTCCCACATGCTGGTACGTGTTGAGGAGCACGCCCGTGGGCGTTGCCTGTGAGCTGACGAACGCGAGTTCGCGCGGCGCGGCATGGTCCGAAAACAAGCGTTTGCCCCGGCCCAGCAAGACCGGGTAGACCAGCACCACCACCTCGTCGACCAACCCCTGGTCGAGCAACACGGTCGTCAGCGTGGAGCTGCCGCAGACGATGAGGTCCGGGCCGTCTGTGGCCCGGACGCGGCGAATCCCCGCCAGGATGTCGGCGCCTAAGTCCTGGACCGGGCCCCAGCCGAGGCTTTCCGGCCGGTGGGTCGCCACGTATTTGGTGGCCGCGTTCAGCCCGCTGGCCATCGGACTTTCCCCGGCCTGGGGCCAGAAGCCGGCCCAGGCATCGTAAGTGCGGCGGCCCAGCAGCAAATCGAAGGGGCTGCCAAAGGCCTCGACAACGGCCGCCAACCCGGCCGGCGTGCGATAGGGCACCGTCCAATTGCCATGCGCAAAGCCGTCGCTGTCGTCGTGCTGAATCACGCCGTCCAGGGACATGTGCTCCATGATTCTAATTTTTCTCATGTCGTTTGCTATCAGTTTAATGTCTGCACAAGATTAACACGGAGACAGCAAAAGCAGGAGGGAAATTCTGACCATGTAGGAGGACCGTGAGCGACGGCTGGCAGTTATTTTTCTGTCCGTGCCACGCACTTCCCAAACCGCATTGTCTTTTAATTAAAAACAGCAGCTTAGTCGCTCGACTTAATTTTGCGCCTACGGCAACGCCAGCAACGAACTTTGTGATTTTGTGCGTAGTCAACACCCTGATTTGCGTGATTTTGGGAGGCTTACTGCCCTTTGCCACGGTCTCAGATTAAGTATTGAGCTGAATTTAATTAAATCCGTGTAAAATGTCAGTTCAATTATTAAATAAAAGTCACTAATTACCGCATGACAAGTCCAGTAGACAAGCAAGTTTTTGAGGGCGAAATAGCTACCTACTGGTTTGATGAAGGCATCCTGGTTTCAGTTTCTAAAAGCCCTGAGCGAACGGTTGAAAACATTACCAAAAACGTTGCCCTCGTAAAGGAAATCACAAATAATAAGCGCGCCCCGCTGTTGATTTATTTGTCTAATTCCCCAATTCCGAGAAAAGAGACCCGGAAATTTGCATCAGCACAATTGCCGCTTATTTATTCGGCAATGGCCATGGTTTCCAAGCCTGGCCTGGCAAAGTTTATTATGAATATTCTGTTTGCGCTTAAGGCGCCGCCTATTCCCATGAAAAGCTTTGCCGACGAAAAGCTAGCCAAAGCATGGCTGCAGCAATACCGGTAATTACCCCAGCTGATTTTAGCGCTTGCCGGGCCGCAGAAGCGAGAAATAGAGCGTGTCCAGGTATTTGCCATCCCAGAATTCGTTCTCTTTGAAGTGGCCCTCCTGCACGAAGCCGCTACGCTTGAGCACTTGGGTGGAAGCCAAATTCTGCGGGTCCACAGCAGCTTCTATCGAATGCAGATTGAGTACGTCGAAGCCGTAATCCAAAATCGCTGCCACCG
This region of Hymenobacter sedentarius genomic DNA includes:
- a CDS encoding M48 family metalloprotease, with amino-acid sequence MKTRLIQAVGTAAVLLFTGCATNPVTGKKEVMLVSEGQELAMGQQSDPAVTAQMGLYPDKKIQAFINEKGKKMGAVSHRPTLEYQFRVVDSPVINAFAIPGGYVYFTRGIMAHFNNEAQFAGVLGHEIGHITARHSAKQQTNSIIGQVGLMGAMIASPRLAQFGDQAMQGMQLLFLKFSRDDESQADGLGVQYSSKIGYDASQMADFFQTLAREQEAKGGSAVPDFLSTHPNPADRYTIVHQLADEWKQQNGNPKLAINRDQYLRLIDGMVYGEDPKQGFVENSTFYHPELKFQMPVPTGWKHQNTPQQFQMADPAGKALLMLMTAPGATPEEAAQALAKQLGLQPTESRQTTINGFPALVFVADQVPPQDQQGGQQAAQQAPGVRVLGHVIQDGKNMYALLGVSAPADFPSYAPQFSSVAEAFRRLTDPDKLNRQPERIRVKKLALRSNLSQALTSNGVPEKRLEEMAILNGMQLNEQVNAGSLIKVVGK
- a CDS encoding DUF5103 domain-containing protein, whose amino-acid sequence is MRLFTYPALLLATACVPLGTPITDPNAARGTAGTQKPPEYYADKTLRYQDYTYAPEVRSVQCYVATGQPNEVFQPPVVPLGRSQAITLEFDVLGGQSQRYTAKMIHCDANWQPSVLTDMQFLNEINEFLITDYRVGINAKVPYFHYRMRAPGVKLSGNYLLVVQSAGGVPVVSRRLLVYENQVQVGLRPGIVIGGQERYTLQQLDFGISYASVDLVNPAVEVKVVLRQNFRWDNAKYNLRPTFVRDAERRLEYQYFGFENAFPGLSEYRYFDTRSVQAAGIGVLHIDPRATPVAVTLQPEASRSQQAYSQYQDANGQRVFESREYGNGATNADYADVTFQLKADQPAPGPVYVLGALTDWQLKDEFKLAYDEAKKLYTGHALLKQGYYNYDFAVAGPRGTAPNEVYFEGSHQETENQYDLLVYYRPPGTRTDLLIGYQTVDMNTRQ
- a CDS encoding dihydrofolate reductase family protein — translated: MEHMSLDGVIQHDDSDGFAHGNWTVPYRTPAGLAAVVEAFGSPFDLLLGRRTYDAWAGFWPQAGESPMASGLNAATKYVATHRPESLGWGPVQDLGADILAGIRRVRATDGPDLIVCGSSTLTTVLLDQGLVDEVVVLVYPVLLGRGKRLFSDHAAPRELAFVSSQATPTGVLLNTYQHVGALRP
- a CDS encoding STAS/SEC14 domain-containing protein, with the protein product MTSPVDKQVFEGEIATYWFDEGILVSVSKSPERTVENITKNVALVKEITNNKRAPLLIYLSNSPIPRKETRKFASAQLPLIYSAMAMVSKPGLAKFIMNILFALKAPPIPMKSFADEKLAKAWLQQYR